A genomic window from Camelus ferus isolate YT-003-E chromosome 9, BCGSAC_Cfer_1.0, whole genome shotgun sequence includes:
- the GNAT2 gene encoding guanine nucleotide-binding protein G(t) subunit alpha-2 — MGSGASAEDKELAKRSKELEKKLQEDADKEAKTVKLLLLGAGESGKSTIVKQMKIIHQDGYSPEECLEYKAIIYGNVLQSILAIIRAMSTLGIDYAEPGCVDDGRQLNNLADSIEEGTMPPELVEVIKKLWKDGGVQACFDRAAEYQLNDSASYYLNQLDRITAPNYLPNEQDVLRSRVKTTGIIETKFSVKDLNFRMFDVGGQRSERKKWIHCFEGVTCIIFCAALSAYDMVLVEDDEVNRMHESLHLFNSICNHKFFAATSIVLFLNKKDLFEEKIKKVHLSICFPEYDGNNSYEDAGNYIKSQFLDLNMRKDVKEIYSHMTCATDTQNVKFVFDAVTDIIIKENLKDCGLF; from the exons ATGGGGAGTGGAGCCAGTGCTGAGGACAAAGAATTGGCCAAGAGGTCCAAGGAGCTAGAAAAGAAGCTGCAGGAGGATGCTGACAAGGAAGCCAAGACCGTCAAGCTGCTATTGCTGG GTGCTGGGGAGTCAGGAAAGAGCACTATCGTCAAACAGATGAA GATTATTCATCAGGATGGCTATTCGCCAGAAGAATGCCTGGAGTACAAGGCCATCATCTATGGGAACGTGCTGCAGTCCATCCTGGCTATCATCCGGGCCATGTCCACACTGGGCATTGACTATGCTGAACCAGGCTGTGTG GATGATGGGCGACAACTCAATAACCTGGCTGACTCCATTGAGGAGGGCACCATGCCTCCTGAGCTGGTGGAAGTCATCAAGAAGTTGTGGAAAGATGGCGGGGTGCAAGCCTGTTTTGACAGAGCTGCAGAGTACCAGCTCAATGACTCAGCATCTTA CTACCTGAATCAGTTGGACCGAATTACAGCCCCCAACTACCTTCCTAATGAGCAAGATGTGCTACGATCCAGAGTCAAAACCACAGGCATCATCGAGACCAAGTTTTCTGTCAAAGACTTGAACTTCAG AATGTTTGATGTGGGAGGACAGAGATCAGAGAGAAAGAAGTGGATCCACTGCTTTGAGGGAGTCACCTGCATCATTTTCTGTGCAGCCCTCAGTGCCTATGATATGGTGCTGGTGGAAGATGACGAAGTG AATCGTATGCATGAATCATTGCACCTGTTCAACAGCATATGTAACCACAAGTTCTTTGCGGCTACTTCTATTGTCCTCTTTCTCAATAAGAAGGATCTCTTTGAGGAAAAAATCAAGAAAGTCCATCTCAGCATTTGTTTTCCAGAGTATGATG GGAACAACTCTTATGAGGATGCAGGGAATTATATCAAGAGTCAGTTCCTTGACCTCAACATGAGAAAAGATGTCAAAGAGATCTACAGTCACATGACCTGTGCTACAGACACACAGAATGTCAAATTTGTATTTGATGCAGTTACAGATATTATCATCAAAGAAAACCTCAAGGACTGCGGACTCTTCTAA